The DNA sequence GTCGGAGGTCAGCGCATCCTTGAATTGCCCGAGCGCTTGCGGCGACGTCAGCCGCACGGTGACCGAGGATGAATTGCCCGGCGGACGTTTGTAGACGTCGCGCACCACCTTGGCATCAGCCCAGATTTCGGAGTCGAAGGCGCTGCCGCCGGCGTCGAAGACGCCGACGACCCTCCACGTGCCGCCACCGAACTTAACCGTGTTACCCAGATCCAAGCCGGTATAAGTGCCGGCTACGTAGCGGCCTATCACCAATTCGTTAAGTCCCGGCTGGAACATGCGCCCGGAAACGATCTTCACGTTATCGCGAACCTGCAGGGCGGTGGGAGAGACCCCGCGCACCTGGACGTTGGCGTCGGTGCCGGTCGCGCGCAGCGGAAAGGCCGCGATGACGACGGTTTCCGGGCTGACCAGCGGCCCTGACGCGCCGCGCTCCACCCCGGGCGCGTCCTGGATGATGTTGAGGTGGTCCACCGAGACCGCGCTCATCAACTCCGAAGTCGATCCGGCGCGGCTGACGATGGCGTTCCGCGGCGAACCGGAGGAAACCAGCGTTGCCTTGAATCCCTTGGCCAGAGCCAGCATGGCTACGAATACGCCGACTGTGCCGGCGATCCCCAGCACGGCCACAACCGTCGAACTCCAGCGCACACGCAAGCTGCGCAGGTTGTAGGTGAGTGGGATGGCCAAGCTCACACCCTCCTCAACGCGTCTACCACGCGCAGGCGCATGGCTGTCAACGCGGGAATAATTCCACCCAGGATCCCGATCGCCAGCGCCAGAACGATGCCGAGCGCCGCCGCGCCCGTCTTCAGATAGAAAAATGGAAGCAGTCCGCGCGTCGGATCTCCGCCCAGGGTGAGCAGCTTCGCCAGTCCGATGCCCAAGCTTCCGCCCACCAGCGCCAGCAGCAAGGCTTCGGCCAGCACGAGCGCCAGCACGAAGCCATCGGAGTAGCCGACTGCTTTCAGCACCGCCAGTTCGCGGATGCGGTCGCGCACGGCGATCGCCATGGTGTTGCCAGTCACCAGCAGGAGCGTGAAGAAGACCACGCCGCCGATGCTTAACATCAGGAACTCGATATTG is a window from the Terriglobales bacterium genome containing:
- a CDS encoding ABC transporter permease, which codes for MSLAIPLTYNLRSLRVRWSSTVVAVLGIAGTVGVFVAMLALAKGFKATLVSSGSPRNAIVSRAGSTSELMSAVSVDHLNIIQDAPGVERGASGPLVSPETVVIAAFPLRATGTDANVQVRGVSPTALQVRDNVKIVSGRMFQPGLNELVIGRYVAGTYTGLDLGNTVKFGGGTWRVVGVFDAGGSAFDSEIWADAKVVRDVYKRPPGNSSSVTVRLTSPQALGQFKDALTSDPRLTVQVDREIEYYDKQSRTLTRLILVLGTMVGVVMGVGAVFGALNTMYSAVAERSREIATMRALGFGAGSVVSSFVFEALCIALVGGVLGCLAVLPLNGLTTGTMNWQTFSHMAFAFRVTPALLAGGVIFALLMGIVGGVPPAFRAARARVAVALREL